A window from Corynebacterium urealyticum DSM 7109 encodes these proteins:
- a CDS encoding enoyl-CoA hydratase/isomerase family protein — MTQFISTVVEGRTGIIELNRPKALNSLNPEMITGIREAVDAWLDDAAVEQVLIRSSSERAFCAGGDVRSVAEEDAAGFHQSGDEFFTEEYGLNRRLATYPKPIVAVWQGVVMGGGFGISAHGSHRVVGPKVMAAMPEAAIAFVPDVGMTHRLNNLTPPEGYAEQLPEAGALAVFLGTTGWRMNSADLLATGLATHFAPDPQAFGDAVGAKGLDRALREDAQEPATALAGGAVGEPSTLLANAQLISEIFGGETWLEIDKALAAASAPDEAGEKFLEDVRAAVKKANPTSLVAITEIMRHARHTDLATALRNEFAVGAALRRDPNFPEGIRAVLVDKDQSPHFEPADAGEVDPAVWREMLES; from the coding sequence GTGACGCAGTTTATTTCCACAGTGGTTGAAGGACGGACGGGCATCATCGAGCTCAACCGTCCAAAGGCGCTGAACTCCCTCAATCCGGAGATGATCACGGGGATCCGTGAGGCCGTGGATGCCTGGTTGGACGACGCGGCCGTCGAGCAGGTCCTCATCCGTTCCAGCAGCGAGCGGGCGTTCTGCGCCGGGGGCGATGTCCGATCCGTGGCCGAGGAGGACGCCGCCGGCTTCCACCAGTCCGGGGACGAGTTCTTTACGGAGGAGTACGGGCTGAACCGCCGCCTGGCTACCTACCCAAAGCCTATCGTCGCCGTCTGGCAGGGCGTGGTGATGGGTGGCGGCTTCGGGATCTCCGCCCACGGCTCCCATCGCGTCGTCGGACCCAAGGTGATGGCTGCGATGCCGGAGGCGGCGATCGCTTTCGTTCCGGACGTCGGCATGACCCACCGCCTGAACAATCTCACGCCCCCGGAGGGGTACGCGGAGCAGCTCCCGGAGGCGGGGGCGTTGGCTGTGTTCCTCGGCACCACCGGCTGGCGGATGAATAGCGCCGATCTGCTGGCCACGGGGCTGGCCACGCACTTCGCGCCCGATCCGCAGGCCTTCGGCGACGCGGTGGGGGCGAAGGGCCTGGATCGGGCACTCCGGGAGGATGCTCAGGAACCGGCCACGGCCTTGGCCGGTGGCGCGGTGGGTGAGCCCTCTACTCTCCTCGCGAATGCACAGCTGATCAGCGAGATTTTCGGTGGGGAGACCTGGCTGGAGATCGACAAGGCGCTAGCTGCGGCCAGCGCCCCAGATGAGGCGGGGGAGAAGTTCCTCGAAGACGTGCGCGCGGCGGTGAAGAAAGCGAACCCGACCAGCTTGGTGGCGATCACGGAGATCATGCGGCATGCCCGCCACACAGACCTGGCCACCGCGTTGCGCAACGAGTTCGCGGTTGGGGCTGCCCTGCGCCGCGACCCCAATTTCCCGGAGGGCATTCGGGCGGTGCTGGTGGATAAGGACCAGTCGCCTCACTTCGAGCCGGCGGATGCCGGCGAAGTGGACCCAGCCGTGTGGCGAGAGATGCTGGAGTCCTAA